The following proteins are encoded in a genomic region of Nycticebus coucang isolate mNycCou1 chromosome 19, mNycCou1.pri, whole genome shotgun sequence:
- the MC2R gene encoding adrenocorticotropic hormone receptor: MKHIINPYEKINNTARNNSDCPPVVLPEEIFFTISIVGVLENLIVLLAVFKNKNLQSPMYFFICSLAISDMLGSLYKILENILIMFRNLGYLKPRGNFVTTADDIIDCLFVLSLLGSIFSLSVIAADRYITIFHALQYHSIVTMRRSVIILTVIWTFCTGSGITMVIFSHHVPTVITFTSLFPLMLVFTLCLYMHMFLLARSHSRKIPTLPRANMKGAITLTILLGVFIFCWAPFVLHILLMTFCPDNPYCACYMSLFQVNGMLIMCNAVIDPFIYAFRSPELRDAFKKMFFCNRYQ, encoded by the coding sequence ATGAAGCACATTATCAATCCATACGAAAAAATCAACAACACAGCAAGAAATAATTCAGACTGTCCTCCTGTAGTTTTACCAGAAGAGATATTTTTCACAATATCCATTGTTGGCGTTTTGGAGAATCTGATCGTCCTTCTGGCTGTGTTCAAGAATAAGAATTTGCAATCGCCCATGTACTTTTTCATTTGCAGTTTAGCCATTTCTGATATGTTGGGCAGCCTATATAAGATCTTGGAAAATATCCTGATCATGTTCAGAAACTTGGGTTATCTCAAGCCTCGTGGCAATTTTGTAACCACAGCCGATGACATCATTGACTGCTTGTTCGTCCTCTCTCTACTCGGCTCCATTTTCAGCCTGTCTGTGATCGCTGCTGACCGCTACATCACCATCTTCCATGCTCTGCAGTACCATAGCATTGTGACCATGCGCCGCAGCGTCATCATCCTGACAGTCATCTGGACCTTCTGCACGGGGAGCGGCATCACCATGGTGATCTTCTCCCATCACGTCCCCACGGTCATCACCTTCACATCGCTGTTCCCTCTGATGCTGGTCTTTACCCTGTGCCTCTACATGCACATGTTCCTGTTGGCCCGATCCCACTCCAGGAAGATTCCCACTCTCCCGAGAGCCAACATGAAAGGGGCCATCACACTGACCATCCTGCTTGGAGTCTTCATCTTCTGTTGGGCCCCCTTTGTCCTTCACATCCTCTTAATGACATTCTGCCCAGATAACCCCTACTGTGCTTGCTACATGTCTCTCTTCCAGGTGAATGGCATGTTGATCATGTGTAATGCAGTCATTGACCCCTTCATATACGCCTTCCGGAGCCCAGAGCTCAGGGATGCATTCAAGAAGATGTTCTTCTGCAATAGGTACCAGTAG